One region of Culex pipiens pallens isolate TS chromosome 2, TS_CPP_V2, whole genome shotgun sequence genomic DNA includes:
- the LOC120421675 gene encoding uncharacterized protein LOC120421675, with protein sequence MPDDKTNVTATAPVVEKRTKGRFPVYLAGLNVNSYLQTVEIYFKLNQTPNDEKALEFITSVGQETANRIIGSFKPEKIVNKSYEQIIEKFQKLHEENKNVFAERYRLISRKQAVGESLDDFAIDLQDIVEHCGVKVETEAVLVQSIFVAGLKNDNTREIMLREGSEELDLAKLLEKAKSIETATQESRKMAQHEIVEVNYIDRRGASAGFSRNVVKRSSMGEATHAANRNADLYNHRGSFRPSSSTVCYNCYNKGHLSYECTFPKSKKPRNSAPTPPKGAGYKRRAYEERINQLTAAMEELKSSLQDDSDLSDKQSADGSDDDSPNLVNNVNSLLLDRQ encoded by the exons ATGCCGGATGATAAAACCAACGTGACGGCGACAGCACCGGTGgttgaaaaaagaacaaaaggAAGATTTCCTGTGTATTTGGCGGGTCTGAACGTTAACTCATACCTGCAAACGGTAGAGATTTACTTCAAGCTAAATCAAACACCAAATGATGAAAAAGCTTTGGAGTTCATCACGAGTGTTGGCCAAGAAACAGCGAACAGAATAATAGGGAGTTTTAAGCCAGAGAAGATTGTGAACAAATCTTAcgaacaaattattgaaaaatttcaaaaactacatgaagaaaataaaaatgtgttcgCGGAAAGATATCGCCTCATATCTCGCAAACAAGCGGTGGGTGAATCTTTAGATGACTTCGCGATAGATCTGCAAGATATAGTTGAACATTGTGGGGTGAAAGTCGAGACCGAAGCGGTGTTAGTGCAATCGATTTTTGTGGCCGGTTTAAAAAACGATAACACGCGAGAAATCATGCTGCGAGAAGGAAGCGAAGAGCTTGATCTGGCAAAATTGCTGGAAAAAGCCAAATCGATCGAAACTGCTACGCAAGAATCACGTAAAATGGCACAACATGAGATAGTAGAAGTGAACTACATCGATCGACGTGGGGCAAGTGCGGGATTTTCGCGCAATGTGGTGAAGAGAAGCAGTATGGGTGAAGCAACACATGCTGCTAACAGAAATGCAGATTTATACAACCATCGGGGAAGCTTTCGGCCAAGTAGTTCAACAGTGTGCTACAACTGTTACAACAAAGGTCATCTTTCCTACGAGTGTACGTTCCCGAAATCGAAGAAACCCAGAAACAGCGCACCAACACCGCCAAAAGGAGCAGGATACAAACGACGAGCTTACGAAGAGCGGATCAACCAGCTTACAGCGGCCATGGAGGAGCTCAAATCGTCGCTGCAAGATGATTCGGATCTGTCCGATAAGCAGTCAGCAGACGGATCGGACGACGATTCGCCCAATCtcgtaaataatgtaaatagcTTGTTATTGG ATCGACAATAA